The following DNA comes from Corynebacterium urogenitale.
GGTAGCCGCACTGGCCGCGATAAATAGCGCGCGCCACTTCCGCTACCCCGCAGAAAGGCCCCTCATTGGCTAAGTTATTTGCCCACACCCCGTCCCATAAGCCCCTCGACTCCGCGGTGATGGTCATCGGCCTCGGTCGCTTCGGCCTCGCTTTGGCCCGCGAACTCACCAGTTACGGTCTGGACGTGAGATCGACGCGGAGAAGCTGTGGAACAGGTGCAGCGTGCACATCGTGGCCGTGAAGAGTCCCGGTGGCTCGTGGCGCCCGTTCCTCGGGCACGAGCAGCTGCAGGTTTCCGACCTGATTGTGGTTTCCGGCAGCCCCATGCGCCTCGAACAGTTTTCCCAGCAGCAGTCCTTCTAGTGCACGCCAGTTCGGCTTCGGGTCGGCGCGACCAGTAGTCTTGGAAGCTATGAGTTCACCGTCCCTCGCCGCCGAAACCAGTCGCCGCCGCACCTTCGCCGTTATTGCTCACCCGGATGCCGGTAAGTCGACACTGACGGAAGCTTTGGCGCTGCACGCGCATGTCATCGCTGAGGCTGGCGCCGTTCACGGCAAGGCTGGCCGCAAATCCACTGTCTCCGACTGGATGGAGATGGAAAAGGACCGTGGTATCTCCATTGCGTCCTCGGCTCTGCAATTCGAGTACGCCCCGGAGGGACACGAGGGCGAGCCGTACATGATCAACCTGGTCGATACCCCAGGTCACGCGGACTTCTCCGAGGACACCTACCGTGTGCTCTCCGCCGTGGATGCTGCAGTGATGCTCATCGACGGTGCGAAGGGTCTGGAGCCGCAGACTCTGAAGCTGTTCCGTGTGTGCAAGGCGCGCGGATTGCCGATCATCACGGTGGTCAATAAGTGGGATCGCCCTGGCCGCACTCCGCTGGAGCTCGTGGATGAGATCGTCAACGAGATTCAGCTCCAGCCCACTCCCCTGTTCTGGCCTGTGGGCGAGGCTGGCGACTTCCGTGGTCTGGCCCGCATCAACGACGACGGCGAGGCCGAGGAATACATTCACTTCATCCGCACAGCGGGTGGGTCTACCATCGCGCCAGAAGAAAACTACTCGCCTGATCAGGCGGAGGAGCGAGAGGGCGATGCCTGGTCCACGGCTGCCGAGGAGGTGGAGCTGCTGACGATTGATGGTGCACTCCACGACCAGGAGCTGTTCGAGCAGTGCATCACCTCCCCCATGATCTTCGCCTCCGCGATGCTGAACTTCGGTGTGCACCAGATTTTGGACACGCTGGTGGCCTTGGCTCCGGCCCCAGCAGGTCGCCCCTCCGACCCGAATGTGCTCGAAGCCGCTGGTGGAGCCAGTGCCGCGGTGCAGGAGT
Coding sequences within:
- a CDS encoding peptide chain release factor 3, whose product is MSSPSLAAETSRRRTFAVIAHPDAGKSTLTEALALHAHVIAEAGAVHGKAGRKSTVSDWMEMEKDRGISIASSALQFEYAPEGHEGEPYMINLVDTPGHADFSEDTYRVLSAVDAAVMLIDGAKGLEPQTLKLFRVCKARGLPIITVVNKWDRPGRTPLELVDEIVNEIQLQPTPLFWPVGEAGDFRGLARINDDGEAEEYIHFIRTAGGSTIAPEENYSPDQAEEREGDAWSTAAEEVELLTIDGALHDQELFEQCITSPMIFASAMLNFGVHQILDTLVALAPAPAGRPSDPNVLEAAGGASAAVQEFRETDDDFSGIIFKVQAGMDKNHRDHLAFMRVVSGEFDRGMQVTHAQSGRSFSTKYALTVFGRTRSTVEAAYPGDIVGLVNAGSLAPGDTIFAGKKVQYPPMPQFAPEHFRTLRAKSLGKYKQFRKALEQLDSEGVVQILRNDLRGDAAPVMAAVGPMQFEVMQARMEVEYNVETVTEPIPYSVARRTDAESAPELGRQRGVEIFTRTDGELIALFGDKWKLAFVEKEHPEFTLEPLVAD